In Choloepus didactylus isolate mChoDid1 chromosome 6, mChoDid1.pri, whole genome shotgun sequence, one DNA window encodes the following:
- the MMP12 gene encoding macrophage metalloelastase — protein MKFLLLILVLQVTASGSVPLARDTNAEENDVVFAQRYLGAFYDFHMKNVPVTKEANGNLMENKIQEMQQFLGLKVTGQLDTSTLAVMHAPRCGVPDVHNFKTMRGGPVWKKHFITYRINNYTTDLARADVDDAIQKAFQVWSDVTPLKFRRISAGKADIMILFSRKEHGDFYPFDGKNGILAHAFGPGAGIGGDAHFDDDEIWTKNSRGINFFLVAVHEIGHSLGLDHSNDPKAIMFPTYRYVDLHTFSLSSDDIRGIQFLYGGPEQHQPKPVPDQRDVCDPNLRFNAVTTVGNKIFFFKDRFFWWKHVETPKISISSISNLWPTLPSGIQAAYEIGARNEVFLFKDDKYWLISNLRIHPDYPKSIYSLGLPASVKKIDAAVFHPVLYKTYFFVDNWYWRYDERRQLMDSDYPKLITKNFPGIGPKIDAAFYYKGHYYFFQGSHQLEFNTLSNRVTRRLKSNSGLGC, from the exons ATGAAGTTTCTTCTGTTGATTCTGGTCCTGCAAGTTACTGCTTCTGGATCTGTTCCCCTGGCCAGAGACAcaaatgcagaagaaaatgaTGTGGTATTTGCCCAA AGATACCTGGGAGCCTTTTATGACTTCCACATGAAAAATGTTCCAGTGACAAAAGAAGCCAATGGGAACCTCATGGAGAATAAAATCCAGGAAATGCAGCAGTTCTTGGGGTTAAAAGTGACTGGGCAACTGGACACATCTACTCTGGCAGTGATGCATGCACCCCGATGTGGAGTGCCGGACGTTCATAATTTCAAGACCATGAGAGGAGGGCCAGTATGGAAGAAACATTTTATCACCTACAG AATCAACAACTACACTACTGACCTGGCGCGTGCAGATGTTGACGATGCCATCCAGAAGGCTTTTCAAGTATGGAGTGATGTCACCCCCCTAAAATTCAGGAGGATTAGTGCAGGCAAAGCTGACATTATGATCTTGTTTTCACGCAAAG agCATGGAGACTTCTACCCTTTTGatggaaaaaatggaattttagcCCATGCTTTTGGACCTGGAGCTGGTATTGGAGGAGATGCTCATTTTGATGATGATGAAATCTGGACTAAAAACTCCAGAG GCATAAACTTTTTTCTTGTTGCGGTTCATGAGATTGGCCATTCCTTGGGTCTCGACCATTCCAATGATCCAAAGGCCATAATGTTTCCCACCTACAGATATGTTGACCTCCACACATTTAGCCTCTCTTCTGATGACATACGTGGCATTCAGTTCCTCTATG GAGGCCCAGAACAGCACCAACCCAAGCCAGTTCCTGACCAGAGAGACGTCTGTGACCCCAATTTGAGATTCAATGCTGTCACTACAGttggaaataaaatctttttctttaaagacag GTTCTTCTGGTGGAAGCATGTTGAGACTCCTAAGATCAGTATTAGTTCGATTTCTAACTTATGGCCAACTTTGCCATCTGGTATTCAAGCTGCCTATGAAATTGGAGCTAGaaatgaagtttttctttttaaag ATGACAAGTACTGGTTAATCAGCAATTTAAGAATACATCCAGATTATCCCAAGAGCATATATTCTTTGGGTCTCCCTGCCTCTGTGAAAAAAATTGATGCAGCCGTTTTTCACCCAGTTTTATACAAGACCTACTTCTTTGTAGATAACTGGTATTGGAG GTATGATGAGAGGAGACAACTCATGGACTCTGATTATCCCAAATTGATTACCAAAAACTTTCCAGGAATTGGACCTAAAATCGATGCAGCCTTCTACTACAAGG gaCACTACTATTTCTTCCAGGGATCTCACCAACTTGAATTTAACACCTTATCCAACCGTGTCACCAGAAGGTTGAAAAGCAATAGCGGATTGGGTTGTTAG